Within the Melitaea cinxia chromosome 27, ilMelCinx1.1, whole genome shotgun sequence genome, the region tggcgtgaacttgtggaggcctatgtccagcagtggactgtgataggctgaaatgatgatgatgatgataactaatatgttaaataaataatgtatcctatttttgttttacacatAACACTGAATATACAGTATATCGTTGGTGTAtcacatgaaataaataaataaatatagacttGTGCCCAAACAAGCATTgtagattattaattatttatcatccGCGCTGTATAATCAACATTAGACAGTCACAtagggtgtttgtgcagtccttgtgggtctccccaccgtgcctcggagagcacgttaagccgtcggtcccagttgttatcatgtacacctgatagcgatcgttactcgtagtagggaatatatccgccaacccgcattggagcaacgtgatggattaagctttgatcctgctcctacatggggaaagagacctatgcccagtagtgcgatattacaggctaaagcgacaTCAGTCACtatcatattataatttttaattcgacTTTTTTTGAAGATCAcggcaaaataatactgttttcaagcagtattgtgttcctgttggtgagtaaggttaccagagctcctggggggattggggattgggtcggcaacgcgcttgcgatgcttctggtgttgcaggtgtctataagctgcggtaatcgcttaccatcaggtgagccgtacgcttgtttgccgaactagtgacatataaaaaaaatcgccttataaattgtattattatttaaaatcacaaaattaatcgtaaaattaatttcaaatatttctaataaagtATTACAAAAGTAAGACTTACGATTcgtacaaaatgaaaaattctaCCTTGCCACATTTGACAGTTTGCAAGGCATTATAGCGTCAAGTCAGCTAATAATTAATAGACTTTATTCCATCAATAAGCATGTCGCACGTCCTGTGAAATGGTCGGGAGTGGGAACCAGAGTATGCTGGCTCGTGTAACCATCGTCAATGTAGATGGAAACGTGGTTTTAGACGAGTACGTGAAGCCTACAGCTGAAGTCACCGATTACAGAAGTTGCTACAGCGGAATTAAGAAGAGTCATCTAGAAAATGGAAGTAACTTCTCCACAGTTAGAAACAAAGTGCTTAGTCTTATAAATGGGTGTATTCTGGTGGGGCACTCTCTGCATTTCGATCTCGTCGCGCTGAATATCTACCATCCAGAGTATAATCGCAGAGATCTGGCAGAGTTTGAGAACTTCAAAAGCACCATCAATTATATAGGTTATGAAGCATCTAGCAGAAAAGAAATATGCGAATTATTTGCGAAATACTTTAGTTCTGATTACTCTAATAACTCGGCCAATTGCGCTCAACATTCAGACTTTCTAAACTATCCAGAACCTAATGATTCCATTAATTTTTTGGCCGTAAATGAACATCAAATcaagcttaaaattaaaaatattgatgaaCACAAGGGATCGGGACCGGACGGTATCCCTCCTGTTGTATACAAGCgttgtattaaaacaatttgtgTTCCTTTATGTGTTCTTTTCAATAAATCCTTAACGTCTGGTACGTTTCCTACACTGTGGAAAACAGCTCATATTGTCCCTGTTTTTAAATCAGGTGACAAATTATGTTGCGAAAATTATCGTCCTATAAGTATTTTGTTTTGCCGTGCCAAATTGTTTGACTCAATTGTTTATGATGTGCtgtataatcattttaaatctTCTTTATCTCTTAATCAGCATAGTTTCGTAAAGGGTAGGTCGACTACGAGTAATCTGTTGGAGTATAAGAGTAACTTGTGTAAAGTATTTGCTAAGCGTGGGCAAGTTGACTCAATCTACACCGACTTCTCTAAAGCTTTTGATCGAGTCAATCATTCCATTTTAACACATAAGTTGGCACGATATGGTGTTCATGGTAATCTTTTAAGATGTGTGGAATCTTATTTAAGCAGAAGAACTCAGTTGGTTGCTCTAAAAGGTGAACTTTCATCTGTCTTTACGGTACCATCCGGCGTTCCTCAAGGGTCACATTTAGAcccattgttttttaatatctttgtgAATGATCTTACGTTGTGCTTAAAAAATCCCTGTCTTTTGTATgccgataatttaaaaatttatcagaCCATTACTTGCATCAACGATGCCATAAAGCTCCAAGGAGATTTAGATACCATAGCAAGATGGTGCGAAGTGAATGAGATGGACCTTAATGTTAACAAATgctttgttgtttcttttacaaaaaagaaattccctattaattttaattattccataaaaaattacaatttatccCGTAACACTGAAATCAAAGACTTAGGTGTTATTTTTGACAAAGAATTAAGTTTTCGTACGCATTATGACTTTATTAACCAAAAAGCTTCAAGTTTACTTGGATTCATTCTAAGAGTGTCTAAACCTTTTAAAAAGGCTTCATCTTATTTAGCTTTGCATCATGCTCTCGTAAGAAGCATATTAGAGACAAACTGTGATCTCGTCGCCAAATTACACCGTTCATGTTAACCGCATAGAAGGAATACAAAAGCGTTTTCTTAAATCGGTCTGCTTTCGTCTCGACCTGCATCGCGAGCTCCACACTTACGAAGAAAGAATGAAAAAGTTCCAAATGATATCTCTAGCTTGTCGTCGTAAATATTTAGATCTTATGacactttacaaaataattaattacttcattgACTCACCATACTTGCTGTCTCAACTTAACTTTAACATAAACTATCATATTAGAAGGCCTAAGGTGTTCTCTCTTGACGTTTATCGTAATAACACCTCTTATTACAATCCTTTATCTCGTATGTGTCGCCAGTACAACCAGCTTGTCAGTACGTGTATCGATATAGACATCTATCACTGTTCTCTCGCTTCTTTCaaaaccaaaattttaataaatataacttgttAAGCAatcttagtttttaagtttaaatttatatatgtatattgcatTCCATCCACTTCTGTTCTGCTTAGTGTACTATGTTACTGTATGTAGTACACATAAGGGTTTCAACCTagatattatgttatgtatgaaCTATTTCTATATCTTTTAATGGCTGTAACCTGTTctgtatgtaattaaataaataaataaaagagtgaGTTTTTAACTCTTAGCTGTGCGTGTTGTTGCCTAAGCTCCGGCAGTCGCTGGTTCGATTTCTGattattctttgctgccgtaaacacacagacaataaaatattgttataatgtcAGGCTAAAGGCGGCCAACCTGTGGCTCTGAAGACTCGCCAAAAAGTATTTGGGAAGAACCATTCAAAATGGCGAGCATGATGCTTCAGAAGACGCTAAAGATTGCATGGACTTGTCTTTATTTTTCCCATAAGTGTTGTCCATAAAATACGTTCGCAGATTAGTCAAggggaagatttttttttaaatgttctaaataaaaaataaaatatttataataagtatatatatatatatgtcggaaTGAAGGTATAATTCTCTCGTTCATCGTGTAGCAGAGGGAGTatctcagagcagtgcctaggacttgcgacccagcaggcctagcatgcacgccacgacaaaattttgtcgaccccttttctcgtattatctctctatgtctacagtagctaacatgcgtgcacgcgatactcttctcgttacgtcaagaagagataatcattaaattttagtgatctgtgatatttatctctacggaagctaacatgacatcgtaattttgtcgaattttgtcgttttaggaagagaaacttctcgtcttcaatattatcgacgagaaagacgataaataaaaaataaataaaaccgggtgcctattttttgtataccatggcgtttccctattataattatataatttcggtatacgaagagcgggaaatgcgaaaagtcgagtgaagtgtgccatataatgacacaaaaaacgtatttgcgccctgttgcttcttattctaaataataataataataatactttattttagaccaaagtataagtccatattgggttagtacaacaagacaagacaacattcagaataaaaaacaaaaaaaaattatattataaaaatcaataactaaaaataaaattaaatagaataaaagtaaaatcaataatcaaaaaaaaaaaattcaaaaattcaaaaaattttaaaaattaaaaaaaaaaaaaaacaaacaaacaatgcgtgatagaattacaattatctaatgtgcgacaagatataaagcacaacacgagcatattgttttacatatataattaaattcatttacttacgccgttttattttccatattagagttttttaaattagatatacactttttatcttagccaaaaggccgagaacatttttaaataaaacatgtgtcactcgtttgaaattggtcaataaccttgtaaattcaactttacgacataagaaataagaatgatattcagttgtgattatggttgataatgtttctctactcgacaaggcgaagtcttcggaagagaattttgtctctcgtagtgcgcatgttagggtaatcgagaaaatactcgatgtagacattatctttctctctcgtcaagagatatctcgttgtatgcatgctaggccggcaggtgtaggtttaaggaggccccctttgagatgcgcatcaacgctcaccttcactgctcgagttgtccgCCCTAATATGTAACAactaattcgtttgcacaaattaattattgaatgagtctaggttaagctactagcaggatataacaagtgtatcgtgccaatccagagccaagactgccttagcagcggttgcaccgttcgttttatccacgtcagaataactcgagtaatataatgagtgagggtagttgactatcgaacgatgtgcattcgttgtttataaattccttgctaattgcgtacgacagtgctagttccgacatatatatatatatatatatatatatatatatatatatatatatatatatatatatatatatataatctgtatGCTATTTTCAATCACGAAATCATTTATGGGAAGCTTAGCATTTTTTTGGCGTAACATTTTTTAGGGGGTGACTGTAA harbors:
- the LOC123667271 gene encoding RNA exonuclease 4-like, with product MAAVSLACRTSCEMVGSGNQSMLARVTIVNVDGNVVLDEYVKPTAEVTDYRSCYSGIKKSHLENGSNFSTVRNKVLSLINGCILVGHSLHFDLVALNIYHPEYNRRDLAEFENFKSTINYIGYEASSRKEICELFAKYFSSDYSNNSANCAQHSDFLNYPEPNDSINFLAVNEHQIKLKIKNIDEHKGSGPDVQPACQLAKKYLGRTIQNGEHDASEDAKDCMDLSLFFP